A DNA window from Bradyrhizobium sp. CCBAU 53421 contains the following coding sequences:
- a CDS encoding glycerophosphodiester phosphodiesterase, with the protein MRAPDWLTKRPVAHRGLHDAARGIIENMPAAASAAVAGNFAIECDIQLTADGEAMVHHDDALGRLTEGSGLLSTKTAAELKAVKFKSTSEQMMTLGDLCALVAGRVPLVVEVKSHFDGDRKLVRRMSEVLASYSGPVVGMSFDPDQVLALREIMPSLPRGITAQRTYDDSSWTKLTPAQRDGMLYLRHGFKTEPHFVAFWVNQLPAPAPWIARNIFGCPLLAWTVRTVEQRARAARFADQMIFEGFVPGT; encoded by the coding sequence ATGCGCGCGCCTGATTGGCTGACGAAGCGGCCGGTCGCCCATCGCGGCCTGCACGATGCCGCACGCGGCATCATCGAGAACATGCCGGCCGCGGCCAGCGCCGCGGTCGCGGGCAATTTCGCCATCGAGTGCGACATCCAGCTCACCGCCGACGGCGAGGCGATGGTGCATCACGACGATGCGCTCGGCCGCCTCACCGAAGGCTCGGGCCTGCTCTCGACCAAGACCGCGGCCGAGCTGAAGGCGGTGAAGTTCAAGAGCACCTCCGAGCAGATGATGACGCTCGGTGACCTCTGCGCGCTGGTCGCCGGCCGCGTACCGCTGGTGGTCGAGGTGAAGAGCCATTTCGACGGCGACCGCAAGCTGGTTCGGCGGATGTCCGAGGTGCTGGCGTCCTATTCCGGCCCTGTTGTCGGCATGTCGTTCGATCCCGACCAGGTGCTGGCACTGCGCGAGATCATGCCGAGCCTGCCGCGCGGCATCACCGCCCAGCGCACCTATGACGACAGTTCCTGGACCAAGCTGACGCCGGCCCAGCGCGACGGCATGCTGTACCTGCGCCACGGCTTCAAGACCGAGCCGCATTTCGTCGCCTTCTGGGTCAACCAGCTGCCGGCGCCAGCGCCCTGGATCGCCCGCAACATATTCGGCTGCCCGTTGCTGGCCTGGACCGTGCGGACAGTGGAACAGCGCGCGCGCGCCGCGCGCTTCGCCGACCAGATGATTTTCGAGGGGTTTGTGCCGGGAACCTAA
- a CDS encoding cell envelope integrity EipB family protein yields the protein MTLPFRNPSRALVLTIAVAAGSGLVQGSAAAAASGPFLAHQALYDLSLVKSRGSNSVSDARGRILYNFSGSSCEGYTSEFRQVSELDSGEGKVTLSDLRSTSWEDASGKSYRFKIDTRMNDSDSSPVDGIAERVGDHITVKLTQPVKKTFNLDGKIVFPTEQIQHIIAAARDGKSVLEQTVYDGSDNGEKVYNTLTVIGRPITGDRAPSSPDPSTASDAMKTMTRWPVTVSYYDSDARAKDGEQTPVYAMSFELYENGVSRALVLDYNDFVISGALDKFNVRDSKPCK from the coding sequence ATGACCCTGCCGTTTCGGAATCCGTCGCGTGCCCTGGTGCTTACGATCGCCGTCGCCGCAGGATCCGGTCTGGTTCAAGGGTCGGCCGCTGCCGCGGCTAGCGGGCCGTTTCTGGCGCATCAGGCGTTGTATGATCTCAGCCTCGTGAAGTCGCGCGGCTCCAACTCGGTCAGCGATGCACGCGGGCGCATCCTCTACAATTTCTCCGGCAGCTCCTGCGAAGGCTATACCTCCGAATTCCGCCAGGTGTCCGAGCTCGACAGCGGCGAGGGCAAGGTGACGCTATCCGATCTGCGCTCTACGTCCTGGGAGGACGCGTCGGGCAAGAGCTATCGCTTCAAGATCGACACAAGGATGAACGACAGTGACTCGTCGCCGGTCGACGGCATCGCCGAGCGCGTCGGCGATCATATCACCGTGAAGCTGACCCAGCCGGTGAAGAAGACGTTCAACCTCGACGGCAAGATCGTGTTCCCGACCGAGCAGATCCAGCACATCATCGCCGCCGCCCGCGACGGCAAATCGGTGCTCGAGCAGACCGTCTATGACGGCTCCGACAATGGCGAGAAGGTCTACAACACGCTGACCGTGATCGGCCGGCCGATCACGGGCGACCGCGCGCCGTCATCGCCCGATCCGTCGACGGCAAGCGATGCGATGAAGACCATGACGCGCTGGCCGGTGACGGTGAGCTATTACGACAGCGACGCCCGCGCCAAGGACGGCGAGCAGACGCCGGTCTACGCGATGTCGTTCGAGCTCTACGAGAACGGCGTCTCCCGCGCGCTGGTACTCGACTACAACGATTTCGTGATCTCGGGCGCGCTGGACAAGTTCAACGTCAGGGATTCCAAGCCCTGCAAATGA
- a CDS encoding AzlD domain-containing protein codes for MSSFIGDWHALAVLFVAGVIPNQIWRMLGLWFGGGIDENSELLVWVRAVATAILAGIIAQIVVQPPGALASVPDWLRYGAVAAGFVAFMLARKSIFAGVIVGEIVLIAGKYWLG; via the coding sequence ATGAGCAGCTTCATCGGCGACTGGCACGCGCTGGCGGTTCTGTTCGTGGCAGGCGTCATCCCCAACCAGATCTGGCGCATGCTCGGCCTCTGGTTCGGCGGCGGCATCGACGAGAATTCCGAGCTCCTGGTCTGGGTGAGGGCAGTCGCCACCGCGATCCTCGCCGGGATCATTGCGCAGATCGTGGTGCAGCCGCCGGGCGCGCTCGCCAGCGTGCCGGACTGGCTGCGTTACGGCGCCGTCGCCGCGGGCTTTGTGGCATTCATGCTGGCGAGGAAATCGATCTTCGCCGGCGTGATCGTGGGCGAGATCGTCCTGATCGCGGGCAAATACTGGCTCGGCTGA
- the tsaA gene encoding tRNA (N6-threonylcarbamoyladenosine(37)-N6)-methyltransferase TrmO, whose product MVREMELRQGEVAVDMPTARDAGLVFIGRIRTPWTSRLATPRQGRHDGPVCRLEIFEPWVAAIKGVDFYSNLEVLYWLHQSRRDIVLQSPKNNGNTRGTFSLRSPVRPNPIGTSIVKLVGVEGNVILVRGLDCLDETPLIDVKPDRCEFTPLAAPQAGDFETE is encoded by the coding sequence ATGGTACGTGAAATGGAATTGCGCCAGGGCGAGGTCGCCGTCGACATGCCGACGGCGCGCGACGCCGGGCTGGTCTTCATCGGCCGCATCCGCACGCCCTGGACCTCGCGGCTGGCGACGCCGCGGCAGGGGCGGCATGATGGGCCGGTGTGCCGGCTCGAGATCTTCGAGCCCTGGGTCGCCGCGATCAAGGGCGTCGATTTCTACTCGAACCTCGAGGTGCTGTACTGGCTGCACCAGTCGCGCCGCGACATCGTGCTGCAAAGCCCGAAGAACAACGGCAACACCCGCGGCACCTTCTCGCTGCGCTCGCCGGTGCGCCCGAACCCGATCGGCACCTCGATCGTCAAGCTGGTCGGCGTCGAAGGCAACGTCATCCTGGTGCGCGGCCTCGACTGCCTCGACGAGACGCCGCTGATCGACGTCAAGCCCGACCGCTGCGAGTTCACGCCATTGGCTGCGCCGCAGGCGGGGGATTTCGAGACGGAGTAG
- a CDS encoding HIT domain-containing protein — protein sequence MPAAYDNNNPFAKILRGEFPSYKVYENEHVLAFLDIMPRSPGHTLVIPKAPARNILDITPDDYAHVARAAHKIAAAAMKAFEADGITVQQFNEPAGGQVVFHLHMHVMPRKDGVALLPPASRKEDGKVLEAHAAKLIAALK from the coding sequence ATGCCCGCCGCCTATGACAACAACAACCCCTTCGCAAAAATTCTGCGCGGCGAGTTTCCGTCCTACAAGGTCTATGAGAACGAGCACGTGCTCGCCTTCCTCGACATCATGCCGCGCTCGCCCGGGCATACGCTGGTCATTCCGAAGGCCCCTGCCCGCAACATCCTCGACATCACGCCGGACGACTACGCGCACGTCGCGCGCGCCGCCCACAAGATCGCCGCCGCTGCGATGAAGGCGTTCGAGGCCGACGGCATCACCGTGCAACAGTTCAACGAGCCCGCCGGCGGCCAGGTCGTGTTCCATCTCCACATGCACGTGATGCCGCGCAAGGACGGCGTCGCGCTGCTGCCGCCCGCCAGCCGCAAGGAAGACGGCAAGGTGCTGGAAGCGCATGCGGCAAAACTGATCGCGGCATTGAAGTAG
- a CDS encoding RidA family protein: MSKSDHLRPSGLHHNPAYSHVVVASGARTIYISGQVSTDEEGRVVGAGDLAAQTTQVMQNLGMALKAAGASYSNIVKITTFVVGYRPELRPIIGKARSAFFEGMEPPASTLVGVTALAAPEWLIEIEAVAVAD; the protein is encoded by the coding sequence ATGAGCAAATCAGACCATCTTCGCCCCAGCGGCCTGCATCACAATCCGGCTTACTCCCACGTCGTCGTCGCATCGGGCGCGCGCACGATCTACATTTCGGGGCAGGTTTCCACCGACGAGGAGGGCCGGGTGGTCGGCGCCGGCGATCTCGCTGCGCAGACGACGCAGGTGATGCAGAACCTCGGCATGGCGCTGAAGGCCGCCGGGGCGAGCTATTCCAACATCGTCAAGATCACGACCTTCGTCGTCGGCTACCGACCGGAGCTGCGCCCGATCATCGGCAAGGCGCGCTCGGCCTTCTTCGAGGGCATGGAGCCGCCGGCCTCGACGCTGGTCGGCGTCACCGCGCTCGCGGCCCCGGAATGGCTGATCGAGATCGAGGCGG
- a CDS encoding GNAT family N-acetyltransferase, with amino-acid sequence MASSEITLEAVADIGGIPAAEWDACANPKAGADSIHNLDTLASPAAAGDCQTTAGSSYNPFVSHAFFAAAEASNSACPRTGWGPRHLVAKLDGRIVGVVPCYLKSHSQGEYVFDRGWAEAYHRAGGSYYPKLQVSVPFTPATGPRLLIRDGVDREVIGSALARGLRALCNATEASSVHVTFAREDEAKFLGAHGFLQRTDQQFHWHNEGYKTFDDFLGSLNSRHRKGIKRERREALAAGITIHWLTGSDITEDAWDAFFEFYMETGSRKWGRPYLTRKFFSLIGESMSRDVLLVMAKRNGRWIAGAINFIGSDTLFGRNWGAIEHHPFLHFEVCYYQAIDFAVQRGLKVVEAGAQGEHKLARGYLPQTTYSAHFIADPGLRRAIADYLKRERDYVAEVGRELTEAGPFRKTVDDDA; translated from the coding sequence ATGGCGTCGTCTGAAATCACCCTAGAGGCTGTGGCTGACATCGGCGGCATTCCCGCCGCCGAATGGGATGCCTGTGCCAATCCGAAGGCCGGCGCGGACAGCATTCACAACCTCGACACGCTGGCCTCGCCCGCTGCCGCAGGCGATTGCCAGACGACTGCAGGTTCGAGCTACAACCCCTTCGTTTCCCACGCCTTTTTCGCCGCCGCCGAAGCCTCCAATTCGGCCTGCCCGCGGACCGGCTGGGGCCCCCGGCATCTGGTGGCAAAGCTCGATGGCCGGATCGTCGGCGTCGTGCCCTGCTATCTGAAATCGCACTCGCAGGGCGAATACGTGTTCGACCGCGGCTGGGCCGAGGCCTATCACCGCGCCGGCGGCAGCTACTATCCGAAGCTGCAGGTCTCCGTCCCCTTCACGCCCGCCACCGGGCCGCGGCTGTTGATCCGCGACGGCGTCGACCGTGAGGTGATCGGCTCGGCGCTGGCGCGCGGCCTGCGCGCGCTGTGCAACGCCACCGAGGCCTCCTCGGTGCACGTGACCTTTGCCCGCGAGGACGAAGCCAAATTCCTCGGCGCGCATGGCTTCCTGCAACGGACCGACCAGCAGTTCCACTGGCACAATGAAGGCTACAAGACCTTCGACGACTTTCTGGGCTCGCTGAATTCGCGCCACCGCAAGGGCATCAAGCGCGAACGCCGTGAGGCGCTTGCCGCCGGGATCACCATCCACTGGCTGACCGGCTCCGATATCACCGAGGACGCCTGGGACGCGTTCTTCGAGTTCTACATGGAGACCGGCTCACGCAAATGGGGCCGGCCGTATCTGACCCGAAAATTCTTCTCGCTGATCGGCGAGAGCATGAGCCGGGACGTGCTGCTGGTCATGGCCAAGCGCAACGGCCGCTGGATCGCGGGCGCCATCAACTTCATCGGCTCGGACACGCTGTTCGGCCGCAACTGGGGCGCGATCGAGCACCACCCGTTCCTGCATTTCGAGGTCTGCTACTATCAGGCGATCGATTTCGCGGTTCAACGCGGCCTCAAGGTGGTCGAGGCCGGCGCGCAGGGCGAGCACAAGCTGGCGCGCGGCTACCTGCCGCAGACCACCTATTCGGCGCATTTCATCGCCGATCCCGGATTGCGCCGGGCGATCGCCGATTACCTCAAGCGCGAGCGCGATTATGTCGCCGAGGTCGGCCGCGAGCTCACCGAGGCCGGCCCGTTCCGCAAGACCGTCGACGACGATGCTTGA
- a CDS encoding lytic transglycosylase domain-containing protein yields MRTGLCAAWVMLVLLVPQVGAGAEDAPAAAPATPPSAEQPAMPPADEPAAPAEKPATAPAEQPAPPPGEQAAPSAEKPAPPVDTPATQAEKPAATTEKPADDARESDTREAMCLMIESAARANDLPLEFFARVIWQESRFQADAIGPMTRSGQRAQGIAQFMPGTANERGLLDPLDPVQALPKSAEFLSELRNQFGNLGLAAAAYNAGPRRIQDWLAGSGYMPQETRNYVSAITGSSVDDWAAAGRNGKMPQRAPTTSCRELMALLKRAPNPFVAGLEQHITLSAAKVWGVQLAAGFSRDKALAMYARAIKRLSSVIGDQDPSLLSSRLRTRGSATFYQVRIGADTRPEADGLCSRIRKAGGACFVLKNRA; encoded by the coding sequence ATGCGAACGGGTCTTTGCGCCGCATGGGTCATGCTTGTGTTGCTGGTGCCGCAGGTCGGCGCCGGCGCGGAGGACGCGCCTGCCGCAGCCCCGGCGACGCCGCCGAGCGCCGAGCAGCCCGCAATGCCGCCCGCGGACGAGCCCGCCGCGCCCGCCGAGAAACCTGCCACAGCGCCGGCGGAGCAGCCTGCGCCGCCGCCGGGAGAGCAGGCCGCGCCATCGGCCGAGAAACCTGCACCCCCTGTGGATACGCCGGCGACGCAGGCCGAGAAACCTGCGGCAACGACCGAGAAACCGGCAGACGACGCGCGCGAGAGCGACACCCGCGAGGCGATGTGCCTGATGATCGAGTCGGCGGCGCGGGCCAACGATCTGCCGCTCGAATTCTTCGCGCGCGTGATCTGGCAGGAGAGCCGCTTCCAGGCCGACGCGATCGGCCCGATGACCCGGAGCGGCCAGCGCGCGCAAGGCATCGCGCAGTTCATGCCGGGCACGGCGAACGAGCGCGGGCTGCTTGATCCGCTCGATCCAGTGCAGGCGCTGCCGAAGTCGGCTGAATTCCTTAGCGAGCTGCGCAACCAGTTCGGCAATCTCGGCCTTGCGGCCGCCGCCTACAATGCCGGCCCGCGCCGGATCCAGGACTGGCTCGCCGGCTCCGGTTACATGCCGCAGGAGACGCGCAACTACGTCTCAGCGATCACCGGCTCCAGCGTCGACGACTGGGCCGCCGCCGGCCGCAACGGCAAGATGCCACAGCGTGCGCCGACCACGAGCTGCCGCGAGCTGATGGCGCTGCTGAAGCGTGCGCCGAATCCGTTCGTGGCCGGGCTCGAGCAGCACATCACGCTGTCGGCGGCCAAGGTGTGGGGCGTGCAGCTCGCCGCCGGCTTCAGCCGCGACAAGGCGCTGGCGATGTATGCCCGTGCCATCAAGCGGCTGTCGAGCGTGATCGGCGATCAGGATCCGAGCCTCTTGAGCTCGCGGCTGCGCACCCGCGGCAGCGCGACGTTCTACCAGGTGCGCATCGGCGCCGACACGCGCCCCGAGGCCGACGGCCTGTGCAGCCGCATCCGCAAGGCGGGCGGGGCGTGCTTTGTGCTGAAGAACCGGGCTTGA
- a CDS encoding AzlC family ABC transporter permease yields MALPPLDSPQWQTSFRAFLWGARSIGATVLTLVLFATYLGIGALAHDSGFSLGWTLASTAFVWAGPAQIIVITTLGSGATVLQSAIAVTVSAIRLFPMVVSVLPLMRTEQTKRRHLILVAHLTAVTLWVECYRFLPQVPRNRRIAFIHGLGLGLVSVCLIANTIGYTLAANLTPLLAAGMLMLTPLAFLFSTARNCRELADVIALVLGLLLFPLAAMLNSGVDILVSGVVAGTIAYGVHRARAGMVKARA; encoded by the coding sequence GTGGCGCTTCCTCCGCTCGATTCCCCGCAATGGCAGACCTCGTTCCGCGCCTTCCTGTGGGGCGCGCGGTCGATCGGCGCGACCGTGCTCACCTTGGTGCTGTTTGCGACCTATCTCGGCATCGGCGCGCTGGCGCATGATAGCGGCTTCTCGCTGGGCTGGACGCTCGCAAGCACCGCGTTCGTCTGGGCGGGGCCGGCGCAGATCATCGTGATCACGACGCTCGGCTCCGGCGCCACTGTGCTGCAATCGGCGATCGCGGTCACGGTCAGCGCGATCAGGCTGTTTCCGATGGTGGTGTCGGTGCTGCCGTTGATGCGCACCGAACAGACCAAGCGGCGGCATCTGATCCTGGTGGCGCATCTGACGGCCGTGACGCTGTGGGTCGAATGCTACCGCTTCCTGCCGCAGGTGCCGCGCAACCGGCGGATCGCCTTCATCCACGGGCTCGGTCTGGGGCTGGTCTCGGTCTGCCTGATCGCCAACACGATCGGCTACACGCTCGCGGCCAACCTCACGCCGCTGCTCGCCGCCGGCATGTTGATGCTGACGCCGCTCGCCTTCCTGTTCTCCACCGCACGCAATTGCCGCGAGCTCGCCGACGTGATCGCGCTGGTGCTTGGGCTGTTGCTGTTCCCGCTGGCCGCGATGCTGAACAGCGGCGTCGACATCCTGGTCAGCGGCGTCGTCGCGGGAACCATCGCCTATGGCGTGCACCGCGCCAGGGCAGGCATGGTGAAGGCGCGCGCATGA
- a CDS encoding RidA family protein — translation MAGTVEQKLASQGITLPEPTSPVANYVPFVRSGNLLFISGQVCFNAEGKLIAKGKLGAGVTLEQGVAAAQGCAINLLAQVKAALGDLDKVVRVVRLGGFINSAPDFFDGPKVLNGASDLMVAAFGDKGRHARTTVGVASLPADAAVEVEGVFEVA, via the coding sequence ATGGCGGGTACCGTCGAACAGAAACTGGCGTCACAGGGCATCACACTTCCCGAGCCGACCTCCCCGGTCGCGAACTACGTCCCCTTCGTCCGCAGCGGAAACCTGCTGTTCATCTCGGGCCAGGTCTGTTTCAACGCCGAAGGCAAGCTGATCGCCAAGGGCAAGCTCGGGGCCGGCGTCACGCTCGAGCAAGGTGTCGCCGCGGCGCAGGGCTGCGCGATCAACCTCCTGGCCCAGGTCAAGGCAGCCCTCGGCGATCTCGACAAGGTTGTGCGCGTGGTGCGTCTGGGCGGCTTCATCAACTCGGCCCCCGACTTCTTCGACGGACCGAAGGTGCTGAACGGCGCCTCCGACCTGATGGTCGCAGCCTTCGGCGACAAGGGCCGCCATGCCCGCACCACCGTCGGCGTCGCCTCGCTGCCCGCCGATGCCGCCGTCGAGGTCGAAGGCGTGTTCGAAGTCGCCTGA
- a CDS encoding tripartite tricarboxylate transporter substrate binding protein, giving the protein MQRRASSTFIAALTALLVAALPARAADYPTRPIKLVVPYAAGGPTDVLGRLVGEYLGRDLKQVVVVENKAGAQGAIGAEAVARSDPDGYTLFVTAASIFVLNPLLYKKLPYDPARDFRLLSVITDAPMIMEVHPSVPAKTIAEFVAYAKQNPGKLNFGSAGTGGTVHLAGEMFKQMAGVEMTHVPYKGAGPALQDLLSGNIQLMFDTLGTALPPVKSGMLRALAVSSTERIPDLPDLPTIAESGYPDYAVSVWYGIAAPSKVPDEIAGKIKASLDRALNDEAFRASLVRIGFPPLRVKSQAEIDKFVDTDRARWAGVIKALNISLD; this is encoded by the coding sequence ATGCAGCGGCGCGCATCATCGACCTTCATTGCGGCACTGACTGCCTTGCTGGTGGCGGCGCTGCCGGCGCGTGCTGCCGACTATCCGACGCGTCCGATCAAGCTCGTGGTGCCCTATGCCGCAGGCGGACCGACCGACGTGCTCGGCCGCCTCGTCGGCGAATATCTCGGGCGCGATCTCAAGCAGGTGGTCGTGGTCGAGAACAAGGCCGGCGCGCAGGGCGCGATCGGCGCCGAGGCGGTGGCGCGCTCCGATCCCGACGGCTACACGCTGTTCGTGACCGCGGCCTCGATCTTCGTGCTCAATCCGCTGCTCTACAAGAAGCTGCCTTACGATCCAGCCCGGGATTTCCGCCTGCTGTCCGTGATCACGGACGCGCCGATGATCATGGAGGTGCATCCGTCCGTGCCCGCGAAGACGATCGCGGAGTTCGTCGCCTACGCCAAGCAGAATCCCGGCAAGCTCAATTTTGGATCGGCCGGCACCGGCGGTACCGTTCATCTCGCCGGCGAGATGTTCAAGCAGATGGCCGGCGTCGAGATGACCCATGTGCCGTACAAGGGCGCTGGACCCGCGCTGCAGGATTTGCTGTCCGGCAACATCCAGCTGATGTTCGACACGCTCGGCACCGCGCTGCCGCCGGTCAAGTCAGGCATGCTGCGCGCGCTCGCCGTCAGCTCCACCGAGCGCATCCCCGATTTGCCCGACCTGCCGACGATCGCCGAGAGCGGCTATCCCGATTATGCGGTCAGCGTCTGGTATGGTATTGCAGCGCCGTCGAAAGTGCCGGACGAGATCGCGGGCAAGATCAAGGCGAGCCTCGACCGGGCCTTGAACGACGAGGCGTTTCGCGCTTCGCTGGTCAGGATCGGTTTTCCGCCGCTGCGCGTAAAGAGCCAGGCCGAGATCGACAAATTCGTGGACACCGACCGCGCGCGGTGGGCGGGCGTGATCAAGGCGCTGAACATATCGCTGGACTGA